A genome region from Panicum virgatum strain AP13 chromosome 4K, P.virgatum_v5, whole genome shotgun sequence includes the following:
- the LOC120702793 gene encoding G-type lectin S-receptor-like serine/threonine-protein kinase At1g11330 isoform X1: MADPVAIVDRIVKIRLKIKEAADKAHQNEEVCREIRKRVLRFSAILSRLQQQTGMADSDPAMSGALQDLEATLERALELVTACQDRSILRRLVTAGVLAKQLRGVNDDISNKVMLASFAINTHTTIILLTNQAGVRRPPPRQPEDTGLMEISHNHSPDDASDNSRYQQDGAENDIVSGSQGSFAPLVGALRKFRLSELKTATDRFSDAKAIGSGGSVTVYKGVLNDQNVVAIKKLRSEPRLGWAHTYNQLLLASKLQHRNIVKVLGYTHEDEDTSFLAWLRGRKSRNRETRYIWVEEYMPMGNLHDIIYNQELRPDWSTLIRIIEGVAQGVHYLHEHRILHLDLKPANILLDCHMNPKITDFDLARLLGDNDNESTHVNPNTIGMDLETTDFGLIEAMDDKMTTNVTGIAGTFGYLAPEYVINGTVSAKRDVYAFGITLLETVGCIRSRFNGSRDHPIGRWAWEAWEDGLLEEEFDPELFDEYQLGEIKRCIEVGLLCAQSDRADRPSMADVVAMLNAEKELPTPKKPEYIRLGKGRRSASFNLSQGRRSASSSLSQQAESRLNPLQSLASSGRSSFTVLSTVDLSDYNYFLDETEEDDLIGMVEHQSQQHDLQQRELQQQHREDQLKRWEEDLNWREQYLKRQEEEVHLREVQLLRRRAALLGGQEVQANKNRKYPRWTQ; encoded by the exons ATGGCCGATCCGGTGGCCATCGTGGACAGGATCGTGAAAATCAGGCTCAAGATCAAGGAGGCAGCGGACAAGGCTCACCAGAACGAGGAGGTGTGCAGGGAGATCAGGAAGCGCGTGCTCAGGTTCAGCGCTATCCTGTCGCGGCTGCAGCAGCAGACAGGCATGGCGGACAGCGACCCGGCGATGAGCGGCGCGCTGCAGGACCTGGAGGCGACCCTGGAACGCGCCCTGGAGCTCGTCACGGCCTGCCAGGATCGGagcatcctccgccgcctcgtcaCGGCGGGGGTCCTGGCCAAGCAGCTGCGCGGGGTCAACGACGACATCTCGAACAAGGTGATGCTGGCGTCCTTCGCCATCAACACCCACACCACCATCATCTTGTTGACTAATCAGGCTGGTGTTCGTCGTCCACCGCCGCGTCAACCAGAG GATACAGGGCTTATGGAGATATCCCATAATCATTCACCTGATGATGCCAG TGATAATAGCAGGTATCAACAGGATGGTGCGGAAAACGACATAGTAAGCGGAAGTCAGGGGTCGTTTGCTCCCTTAGTAG GAGCCTTAAGAAAGTTCAGGTTGTCTGAGTTGAAAACCGCTACAGATAGATTTTCAGACGCCAAAGCCATTGGGTCTGGTGGCTCAGTTACTGTCTACAAG GGAGTACTAAATGATCAGAACGTGGTCGCCATCAAGAAACTTCGTTCGGAGCCTCGCTTAGGTTGGGCACACACTTACAACCAACTTCTTCTTGCTTCCAAGCTTCAGCACAGAAATATAGTGAAAGTTCTAGGATACACCCACGAAGATGAAGATACATCTTTCCTGGCGTGGTTGAGAGGTAGAAAAAGTCGGAACAGAGAAACAAGATATATTTGGGTCGAAGAGTATATGCCAATGGGAAACTTGCACGACATTATTTATAATCAAG AGCTCCGACCTGATTGGTCCACGCTCATCCGGATAATTGAGGGTGTAGCGCAGGGCGTACATTACCTGCATGAGCATCGCATTCTCCATTTGGATCTGAAACCAGCCAACATCCTCTTGGATTGCCACATGAATCCTAAGATTACGGATTTTGATCTAGCTAGATTGTTGGGTGACAATGATAATGAGAGCACCCACGTTAATCCAAACACTATTGGTATGGATCTTGAGACCACTGATTTTGGACTAATTGAAGCGATGGATGATAAAATGACCACAAACGTCACCGGCATAGCAGGCACATT TGGTTATCTAGCTCCAGAGTATGTGATAAATGGCACTGTGTCAGCAAAGAGAGATGTGTACGCTTTTGGCATCACACTTCTTGAGACCGTTGGCTGCATCCGCAGCAGATTTAACGGATCGAGAGACCACCCTATAGGTCGATGG GCTTGGGAGGCCTGGGAAGATGGTCTATTGGAGGAGGAGTTCGATCCAGAACTGTTTGACGAGTATCAGTTAGGGGAGATTAAAAGGTGCATAGAGGTAGGGCTCCTATGCGCTCAAAGTGATCGGGCGGACCGGCCCAGCATGGCGGATGTTGTTGCGATGCTCAATGCTGAGAAAGAGCTGCCGACCCCAAAGAAACCGGAGTACATCAGACTTGGCAAAGGAAGGCGGTCAGCCAGCTTCAATCTCAGCCAAGGAAGGCGCTCAGCCAGCTCTAGTCTCAGCCAGCAGGCTGAGAGCCGATTAAATCCTTTGCAAAGTCTTGCCTCGTCAGGAAGATCATCATTTACAGTCTTATCAACCGTTGATTTGAGTGACTATAATTATTTCTTGGATGAGACCGAAGAAGATGATTTGATTGGGATGGTAGAACATCAGAGCCAACAGCATGACCTCCAACAGAGGGAGCTGCAGCAACAGCATCGTGAGGATCAACTAAAGAGGTGGGAGGAGGATCTAAATTGGCGTGAGCAGTATCTCAAGAGGCAGGAGGAGGAAGTTCACTTGCGGGAGGTGCAACTTCTGAGGCGGAGGGCGGCTCTCCTTGGTGGTCAAGAGGTGCAGGCCAATAAGAACAGAAAATATCCTCGTTGGACTCAATAA
- the LOC120702793 gene encoding G-type lectin S-receptor-like serine/threonine-protein kinase At1g11330 isoform X2, with amino-acid sequence MADPVAIVDRIVKIRLKIKEAADKAHQNEEVCREIRKRVLRFSAILSRLQQQTGMADSDPAMSGALQDLEATLERALELVTACQDRSILRRLVTAGVLAKQLRGVNDDISNKVMLASFAINTHTTIILLTNQAGVRRPPPRQPEDTGLMEISHNHSPDDASRYQQDGAENDIVSGSQGSFAPLVGALRKFRLSELKTATDRFSDAKAIGSGGSVTVYKGVLNDQNVVAIKKLRSEPRLGWAHTYNQLLLASKLQHRNIVKVLGYTHEDEDTSFLAWLRGRKSRNRETRYIWVEEYMPMGNLHDIIYNQELRPDWSTLIRIIEGVAQGVHYLHEHRILHLDLKPANILLDCHMNPKITDFDLARLLGDNDNESTHVNPNTIGMDLETTDFGLIEAMDDKMTTNVTGIAGTFGYLAPEYVINGTVSAKRDVYAFGITLLETVGCIRSRFNGSRDHPIGRWAWEAWEDGLLEEEFDPELFDEYQLGEIKRCIEVGLLCAQSDRADRPSMADVVAMLNAEKELPTPKKPEYIRLGKGRRSASFNLSQGRRSASSSLSQQAESRLNPLQSLASSGRSSFTVLSTVDLSDYNYFLDETEEDDLIGMVEHQSQQHDLQQRELQQQHREDQLKRWEEDLNWREQYLKRQEEEVHLREVQLLRRRAALLGGQEVQANKNRKYPRWTQ; translated from the exons ATGGCCGATCCGGTGGCCATCGTGGACAGGATCGTGAAAATCAGGCTCAAGATCAAGGAGGCAGCGGACAAGGCTCACCAGAACGAGGAGGTGTGCAGGGAGATCAGGAAGCGCGTGCTCAGGTTCAGCGCTATCCTGTCGCGGCTGCAGCAGCAGACAGGCATGGCGGACAGCGACCCGGCGATGAGCGGCGCGCTGCAGGACCTGGAGGCGACCCTGGAACGCGCCCTGGAGCTCGTCACGGCCTGCCAGGATCGGagcatcctccgccgcctcgtcaCGGCGGGGGTCCTGGCCAAGCAGCTGCGCGGGGTCAACGACGACATCTCGAACAAGGTGATGCTGGCGTCCTTCGCCATCAACACCCACACCACCATCATCTTGTTGACTAATCAGGCTGGTGTTCGTCGTCCACCGCCGCGTCAACCAGAG GATACAGGGCTTATGGAGATATCCCATAATCATTCACCTGATGATGCCAG CAGGTATCAACAGGATGGTGCGGAAAACGACATAGTAAGCGGAAGTCAGGGGTCGTTTGCTCCCTTAGTAG GAGCCTTAAGAAAGTTCAGGTTGTCTGAGTTGAAAACCGCTACAGATAGATTTTCAGACGCCAAAGCCATTGGGTCTGGTGGCTCAGTTACTGTCTACAAG GGAGTACTAAATGATCAGAACGTGGTCGCCATCAAGAAACTTCGTTCGGAGCCTCGCTTAGGTTGGGCACACACTTACAACCAACTTCTTCTTGCTTCCAAGCTTCAGCACAGAAATATAGTGAAAGTTCTAGGATACACCCACGAAGATGAAGATACATCTTTCCTGGCGTGGTTGAGAGGTAGAAAAAGTCGGAACAGAGAAACAAGATATATTTGGGTCGAAGAGTATATGCCAATGGGAAACTTGCACGACATTATTTATAATCAAG AGCTCCGACCTGATTGGTCCACGCTCATCCGGATAATTGAGGGTGTAGCGCAGGGCGTACATTACCTGCATGAGCATCGCATTCTCCATTTGGATCTGAAACCAGCCAACATCCTCTTGGATTGCCACATGAATCCTAAGATTACGGATTTTGATCTAGCTAGATTGTTGGGTGACAATGATAATGAGAGCACCCACGTTAATCCAAACACTATTGGTATGGATCTTGAGACCACTGATTTTGGACTAATTGAAGCGATGGATGATAAAATGACCACAAACGTCACCGGCATAGCAGGCACATT TGGTTATCTAGCTCCAGAGTATGTGATAAATGGCACTGTGTCAGCAAAGAGAGATGTGTACGCTTTTGGCATCACACTTCTTGAGACCGTTGGCTGCATCCGCAGCAGATTTAACGGATCGAGAGACCACCCTATAGGTCGATGG GCTTGGGAGGCCTGGGAAGATGGTCTATTGGAGGAGGAGTTCGATCCAGAACTGTTTGACGAGTATCAGTTAGGGGAGATTAAAAGGTGCATAGAGGTAGGGCTCCTATGCGCTCAAAGTGATCGGGCGGACCGGCCCAGCATGGCGGATGTTGTTGCGATGCTCAATGCTGAGAAAGAGCTGCCGACCCCAAAGAAACCGGAGTACATCAGACTTGGCAAAGGAAGGCGGTCAGCCAGCTTCAATCTCAGCCAAGGAAGGCGCTCAGCCAGCTCTAGTCTCAGCCAGCAGGCTGAGAGCCGATTAAATCCTTTGCAAAGTCTTGCCTCGTCAGGAAGATCATCATTTACAGTCTTATCAACCGTTGATTTGAGTGACTATAATTATTTCTTGGATGAGACCGAAGAAGATGATTTGATTGGGATGGTAGAACATCAGAGCCAACAGCATGACCTCCAACAGAGGGAGCTGCAGCAACAGCATCGTGAGGATCAACTAAAGAGGTGGGAGGAGGATCTAAATTGGCGTGAGCAGTATCTCAAGAGGCAGGAGGAGGAAGTTCACTTGCGGGAGGTGCAACTTCTGAGGCGGAGGGCGGCTCTCCTTGGTGGTCAAGAGGTGCAGGCCAATAAGAACAGAAAATATCCTCGTTGGACTCAATAA
- the LOC120702795 gene encoding transmembrane protein 45A-like, which translates to MHAWLDPVPNESFCFPATKKTNRKASLGSSPRSIPRRPQSPFSRRRAPELADGGSALPPADRPICPRAAAPRIPALPGMGSFSGHVLPGTLFLAVGLWRVWSAASRFAADPPAFRVRAWSPLPRGPRLLELYVVAGGALLDMCLELGGGVLAGRGGAESASLIYLEHGGMLLMFFLFGALALLSQKTRYLPLTDGELCLVAAAAFTSELVLFSYHSGTHMGLEGYYHHLLVVLVGLCILATVLGALLPASFPADLASGVLIALQGLWFYQTALSLYGPMLPAGCARDAAAEGGRVDCRSRAAEERAEQLANLQLFGAVFLAFVYALGCYAVAAARHGHPDMAAMHDQHVAALECRGGAGGARAEEECMI; encoded by the exons ATGCATGCTTGGTTGGACCCAGTACCTAACGAAAGCTTTTGCTTTCCTGCCACCAAAAAAACAAACCGCAAAGCTTCTCTCGGTTCCTCGCCGAGATCTATCCCCCGGCGCCCCCAATCTCCCTTCTCCAGGCGCCgggcgccggagctcgccgacgGGGGCAGTGCATTGCCTCCGGCTGATCGACCGATCTGCCCCCGCGCGGCGGCTCCCCGCATTCCCGCGCTCCCGGGAATGGGGTCTTTCAGCGGCCACGTGCTGCCGGGGACGCTGTTCCTGGCGGTGGGCCTGTGGCGGGTCTGGTCCGCCGCGTCGCGcttcgccgccgacccgccggcGTTCCGCGTCCGCGCGTGGAGCCCCCTCCCCAGGGGGCCCCGGCTCCTGGAGCTCtacgtggtggccggcggcgcgctcctCGACATGtgcctcgagctcggcggcggcgtcctcgccggccgcggcggggccgaGTCCGCCAGCCTCATCTACCTCGAGCACGGCGGCATGCTCCTCATGTTCTTCCTCTTCGGCGCGCTCGCCCTCCTCTCCCAGAAAACCAG GTACCTGCCGCTGACGGACGGCGAGCTGtgcctggtggcggcggcggcgttcacaTCGGAGCTCGTGCTCTTCTCCTACCACTCGGGCACCCACATGGGGCTGGAGGGCTACTACCAccacctcctcgtcgtcctcgtcggccTCTGCATCCTCGCCACCGTCCTCGGCGCGCTCCTGCCGGCGAGCTTCCCCGCCGACCTCGCCTCCGGCGTGCTCATCGCGCTGCAGGGGCTGTGGTTCTACCAGACGGCGCTCTCGCTGTACGGGCCCATGCTCCCGGCCGGGTGCGcccgggacgccgccgccgagggcggCCGCGTGGACtgccgcagccgcgccgccgaggagcGCGCCGAGCAGCTGGCCAACCTGCAGCTGTTCGGGGCCGTGTTCCTCGCCTTCGTGTACGCGCTCGGGTGctacgccgtcgccgcggcgagGCACGGGCACCCGGACATGGCGGCGATGCACGACCAGCACGTAGCCGCCCTCgagtgccgcggcggcgccggtggcgccCGTGCCGAGGAGGAGTGCATGATCTAG
- the LOC120702793 gene encoding G-type lectin S-receptor-like serine/threonine-protein kinase At1g11330 isoform X3 produces MADPVAIVDRIVKIRLKIKEAADKAHQNEEVCREIRKRVLRFSAILSRLQQQTGMADSDPAMSGALQDLEATLERALELVTACQDRSILRRLVTAGVLAKQLRGVNDDISNKVMLASFAINTHTTIILLTNQAGVRRPPPRQPEDTGLMEISHNHSPDDARYQQDGAENDIVSGSQGSFAPLVGALRKFRLSELKTATDRFSDAKAIGSGGSVTVYKGVLNDQNVVAIKKLRSEPRLGWAHTYNQLLLASKLQHRNIVKVLGYTHEDEDTSFLAWLRGRKSRNRETRYIWVEEYMPMGNLHDIIYNQELRPDWSTLIRIIEGVAQGVHYLHEHRILHLDLKPANILLDCHMNPKITDFDLARLLGDNDNESTHVNPNTIGMDLETTDFGLIEAMDDKMTTNVTGIAGTFGYLAPEYVINGTVSAKRDVYAFGITLLETVGCIRSRFNGSRDHPIGRWAWEAWEDGLLEEEFDPELFDEYQLGEIKRCIEVGLLCAQSDRADRPSMADVVAMLNAEKELPTPKKPEYIRLGKGRRSASFNLSQGRRSASSSLSQQAESRLNPLQSLASSGRSSFTVLSTVDLSDYNYFLDETEEDDLIGMVEHQSQQHDLQQRELQQQHREDQLKRWEEDLNWREQYLKRQEEEVHLREVQLLRRRAALLGGQEVQANKNRKYPRWTQ; encoded by the exons ATGGCCGATCCGGTGGCCATCGTGGACAGGATCGTGAAAATCAGGCTCAAGATCAAGGAGGCAGCGGACAAGGCTCACCAGAACGAGGAGGTGTGCAGGGAGATCAGGAAGCGCGTGCTCAGGTTCAGCGCTATCCTGTCGCGGCTGCAGCAGCAGACAGGCATGGCGGACAGCGACCCGGCGATGAGCGGCGCGCTGCAGGACCTGGAGGCGACCCTGGAACGCGCCCTGGAGCTCGTCACGGCCTGCCAGGATCGGagcatcctccgccgcctcgtcaCGGCGGGGGTCCTGGCCAAGCAGCTGCGCGGGGTCAACGACGACATCTCGAACAAGGTGATGCTGGCGTCCTTCGCCATCAACACCCACACCACCATCATCTTGTTGACTAATCAGGCTGGTGTTCGTCGTCCACCGCCGCGTCAACCAGAG GATACAGGGCTTATGGAGATATCCCATAATCATTCACCTGATGATGCCAG GTATCAACAGGATGGTGCGGAAAACGACATAGTAAGCGGAAGTCAGGGGTCGTTTGCTCCCTTAGTAG GAGCCTTAAGAAAGTTCAGGTTGTCTGAGTTGAAAACCGCTACAGATAGATTTTCAGACGCCAAAGCCATTGGGTCTGGTGGCTCAGTTACTGTCTACAAG GGAGTACTAAATGATCAGAACGTGGTCGCCATCAAGAAACTTCGTTCGGAGCCTCGCTTAGGTTGGGCACACACTTACAACCAACTTCTTCTTGCTTCCAAGCTTCAGCACAGAAATATAGTGAAAGTTCTAGGATACACCCACGAAGATGAAGATACATCTTTCCTGGCGTGGTTGAGAGGTAGAAAAAGTCGGAACAGAGAAACAAGATATATTTGGGTCGAAGAGTATATGCCAATGGGAAACTTGCACGACATTATTTATAATCAAG AGCTCCGACCTGATTGGTCCACGCTCATCCGGATAATTGAGGGTGTAGCGCAGGGCGTACATTACCTGCATGAGCATCGCATTCTCCATTTGGATCTGAAACCAGCCAACATCCTCTTGGATTGCCACATGAATCCTAAGATTACGGATTTTGATCTAGCTAGATTGTTGGGTGACAATGATAATGAGAGCACCCACGTTAATCCAAACACTATTGGTATGGATCTTGAGACCACTGATTTTGGACTAATTGAAGCGATGGATGATAAAATGACCACAAACGTCACCGGCATAGCAGGCACATT TGGTTATCTAGCTCCAGAGTATGTGATAAATGGCACTGTGTCAGCAAAGAGAGATGTGTACGCTTTTGGCATCACACTTCTTGAGACCGTTGGCTGCATCCGCAGCAGATTTAACGGATCGAGAGACCACCCTATAGGTCGATGG GCTTGGGAGGCCTGGGAAGATGGTCTATTGGAGGAGGAGTTCGATCCAGAACTGTTTGACGAGTATCAGTTAGGGGAGATTAAAAGGTGCATAGAGGTAGGGCTCCTATGCGCTCAAAGTGATCGGGCGGACCGGCCCAGCATGGCGGATGTTGTTGCGATGCTCAATGCTGAGAAAGAGCTGCCGACCCCAAAGAAACCGGAGTACATCAGACTTGGCAAAGGAAGGCGGTCAGCCAGCTTCAATCTCAGCCAAGGAAGGCGCTCAGCCAGCTCTAGTCTCAGCCAGCAGGCTGAGAGCCGATTAAATCCTTTGCAAAGTCTTGCCTCGTCAGGAAGATCATCATTTACAGTCTTATCAACCGTTGATTTGAGTGACTATAATTATTTCTTGGATGAGACCGAAGAAGATGATTTGATTGGGATGGTAGAACATCAGAGCCAACAGCATGACCTCCAACAGAGGGAGCTGCAGCAACAGCATCGTGAGGATCAACTAAAGAGGTGGGAGGAGGATCTAAATTGGCGTGAGCAGTATCTCAAGAGGCAGGAGGAGGAAGTTCACTTGCGGGAGGTGCAACTTCTGAGGCGGAGGGCGGCTCTCCTTGGTGGTCAAGAGGTGCAGGCCAATAAGAACAGAAAATATCCTCGTTGGACTCAATAA